The genomic segment gatgatctgttagctgtttgacaactactctttcaaggatttttgatatgaaaggaaggttggaggttggcctataattagctaagacagctgggtctagagatgctttttaagtaaaggtttaactacagccagcttgaaggcctgtggtacagtaggaagagttctaaacaaatgtttgtcgtcctccagaaaatcttatgtacgctaaagggcgttgcaacttcttatctggtgcgcttcttttattttgacagcgaatgcgcacctgcggaccacttatgtgcacccctgattatgagtcattttttttctctaatgcttaaaatgttattcatgaagtcattactagttaacgtaaAACAGTCCTGGAATTAAATCCTTAAtctagttacagcactttcagaaaaatATCTACTGTGTTCAACTCTATTCctcactgctgtgtaatcaattaatGTAAActctacctgtgtgggtggggcCAGGACTGAGGAGAATTCATCTCAGGTGTTCCTgatgtgtttttccttttcctccgTGGTTTTTATTCTGCACCTTCATGAAGGTAAAGTTTCACATCTGAATCTCCTGTCTGTGGTTCCATCTGTCTGTGGTTGTGTCTGTGATTCTGTCTGTTGTCGTCTTCGTCTGTGGTTCCAGCCGTGGTCGTGGCGATGAGCAGTAACGAGTGCTTCGGTTGCGGCCACTCAGGCCACTGGGTGAAGAACTGTCCGAGTGGCGGCCGAGGGCGAGGGAAAGGTCGCGGCAGAGGCAAAGGTGACACCCACCATCAAACCTCCATgagtttattttaaagtttattaAAAACCATGTAGTTTTTACAGAGGTCGCCATGGAGATGTGGAAACCTGTTTCCATTTTCAGCTTCTGCAGAGGTGCTGTTCTTGTGAACAGCTGACCATGTGACACACCCGGCAGTTCACACCTGTCGTATCGTTGCAGACCTGTTCTGTTACCGATGTGGCGAACTCGGGCACGTGGCCAGAGACTGCGAGCGCACAGAGGATGGTGAGGACACACGCTTACAGATCACAACAGTTTAAAGACAGGTGAGCACAGGTGTGATCTCTCCTGCAGCCTGCTACAACTGCGGCAGAGAAGATCACATCTCCAGAGACTGCAAGGAGCCCAAGAAGGAGCGCGAGCAGCTGTGCTACAACTGCGGCAAGGCCGGTCACATGGCGCGCAATTGTAACCACGCCCACGAGCAAAAGTGCTACTCCTGCGGCAGCTTCGGACACATTCAGAAGTGCTGTGAGAAGGTCAAGTGCTACAGGTAAACTAATACTAAAGCTGAGCATGAAAACACAGGTGAACGGTCCAGTGTAACCTGTCCGTGTGCCCTGCAGGTGCGGGGAGATCGGCCATGTTGCGGTGCACTGCAGCAAGGCATCCGAGTTGAACTGTTATAACTATGGGAAGTCAGGTCACCTGGCGAAAGAGTGCACCATCGAAGCCACTGCCTAGCTGGCCTCTGACCCCTGACCCCACGCTCCCAAACCTCTTCTTTAATCTCTCTTCATGCACTCTGATCTTCCTCTTGTCATTGGTCCAGAGGCCTGTTGGTCAGCCTCGTAACAGCAAGTCAGAGCAGACGGAggggggaggagagggcggACTATAAAAAACccttttttcttctgtgttttagTTTGGTAGCTGTGTTACGATGTACAGAGCTTTTTTAGACCTGAGAAGAGTGATGTATGAAGGCCAAATTAGGCCCCTCCCCTCTGCCCTTTGGCTGGGCCTAACAGAGCGATGGAAGTTTGTGTCTTGCCAACTTCATTTTTGTCTTTGGACTAAATAAAATGATTGGCCCCGCCTCCAGCAATCATCCAATAGTATCGCaggattaacacctcacgaccatctcccgatcatcaatcatATGGTCgcaagaaaatcaaacctgtCGGCTGTCGTGAGGGTGTCACTGcagcctctcacactgcgcacgcgcaaacacagaaatgaaagtgaaaagacGGAGCAGTgcggcagtgcagcgtgtgatctggacaagcgatggaggcacaacttgttgAACTTTggctcatccgagccttttcgatgtgtatgggctcaaaatgtggtcataaatattttgtacttgtaaatcagttttgtatgtgtaaaaagaatttgtgtgtgtgtaaaaaagatttgtatgtgtaaaaagaatttgtgtgtgcgtaaaaaagatttgtgtgtggacttagccaaaaaaaacacctgcaagttacaagtacgaattttgaccctagttttcttcctttcatctgattggtcaatgtcatgtcaatcacaaatgtaacaatccaatcagagaacagatgggtttggctgtcggaggggcgcttttttgaactgcaggtcctcgaagggtaatacagtttgaagctggaggatctctatataaatatccgatagcagctaggtccgctaactttcagcagctgttgaaaggataaagttgtggtatgtcagtggttagaaataccattattactttaggattagtttaacacaaagtcagggctgacccgggaccattgctgtgagtcacagtgcgcagcataaaggtcctttcacagcacagcatgtgctgctaatgctaactgctaactaaaagccaaggatccagaatttgttgcgctgcctgctgagctctgtgggtttttgcagcagctctacctgtactagatgcacctgctccttgtcgtttctatctctgactttatgtcctctacaagagtttgtttttttgctagttctttagatgttcaataaaaacatgtatgctaattcataacgaagaaagctttgtagtgaagactgtcatttccaaaacactgcccccccctCCCCTGCGGTctgcagcgctgttgaaaaggctgtggaagtccctgtattaaGCACGtaaacctgtgacacaaaaatcaccaaactcagacgaccacagactgttttccttcgtggtgatgaaggaaaacgctgggttggcatgtaaaagggcatttattcccttcgaGGACcttcaaatcttttttacgcacacacaaattctttttacacatacaaaactgatttacaagtacaaaatatttatgaccacattttgagccgatAGCGCTGTGTTTGTTCAGAGTCACACTCTGtgtacacttatgtctgcagtttgattttgttacatACGAACACACTGATAGCAGCAGTGCTGTCACGTGTGTGAAGACAGAGGACCAATATGTGTTTGCTTGGTCGTTCACTGAAAGGCTTCAGTTTCGTCTTCTTATACaatatttgacatttaaaacaacaaacaagacaTTTTAGGAAATACTTGTGGGCGTTTCCTTGTTTGATTGTTTGGTAGCACTTGAACGCTAAAGTGACCGCCCAATCAGATCTCACACAGATCATGTAAGTTTGAGAGCTCAGCGTGCAAcagttcttattttattttacatgtcGTTGTAGGGGGGCCGCTCGTCCTGCAGGGGGCAGTAGTGCAGACATAAACCCGGATGCAGTGGTGGTGGAGCCGGTGACGTGTTTCCTGTTAGTGTGCGTGCTGTGTTCGTGTGTGTTTGGATGGTTTCTGCTCGGTTGTTGGATTAACGGCTAAACTCCGCAGCAGACATGGTGAGAATCAGCATTTTAATCTGTTATGTTCACTGACATCACAGCCGCGTGCACGTTAATTAATATTCATTATTAATCAGTGATCAGGAAGCGCTCGGCAGGGCTCAGCGGGCTCTGTGAGGAACCACTCCTCCGACTCCAAAC from the Oreochromis aureus strain Israel breed Guangdong linkage group 5, ZZ_aureus, whole genome shotgun sequence genome contains:
- the cnbpb gene encoding CCHC-type zinc finger, nucleic acid binding protein b, whose translation is MCFSFSSVVFILHLHEAVVVAMSSNECFGCGHSGHWVKNCPSGGRGRGKGRGRGKDLFCYRCGELGHVARDCERTEDACYNCGREDHISRDCKEPKKEREQLCYNCGKAGHMARNCNHAHEQKCYSCGSFGHIQKCCEKVKCYRCGEIGHVAVHCSKASELNCYNYGKSGHLAKECTIEATA